The genomic region GAGAGCCGGGAGCCTCCAGCCTGAAGTACGCGAGCGAGGTGCACCTCCTGAAGCCCGGCACGGACGTGGTGCTGGTGGGCGACGCCTTCTCGCCGGGAGGCCGGGCGGTCTCCACCTGTCTCGTCTCCATGAGCGTGGGTGCGTTGCAGCGCACCCTCCAGGTCTTCGGAGAGCGTCAGTGGAAGGGCGGGGTGATGTCGCCACGCGGCTCGACGCCCGAGCCCTTCGTGCGGATGCCCCTGCGCTACGAGCGCGCGTTCGGGGGAACCCACGTGCGGGAGGGCGCGACGGGCGAGGTGCTGGCCGAGCCGAGGAATCCCGTCGGGCGGGGCTTTCGAGGCAAGCGCAGCGCCTCGGAGATGCTGAACCTGCCGCTGCCGAACGTGGAGGACCCGCGCGCGCCCATCCAGGGCATCTCGGATGCGCCGGCGCCCGTGGGCGTGGGGTATGTCGCGCCGTCGTGGATGCCACGCAAGGCGATGGCGGGGACCTATGACGACGCGTGGCGGACCCGGCGCGCGCCCTACCTGCCCGTGGACTTCAAGCCGGACTACTTCCGTGCCGCCAGCCCCGGCCTGTGTGCCCCGGGCTTCCTCGTGGGGGGCGAGCCCGTGGAGCTTCGCAACCTGTCCCCCTCGGGGGTGGTGCGACTGAACCTGCCCCGCTGCGAGCTCGACGTCACCGCGAGGATTGCGGGCCGCCCGCAGCAGGCTCGCATGCGGCTGGAGACCGTGCTGCTGGAGCCGGGCGAGGAGCGGCTGAGCCTCCTGTGGCGGGGGGCGCTCCCGTGCGACAAGCAGGTCCTGAAGGTCGAAGGCGCCCGCTTCCGGGTGAAGTCGCTGGATGGCGTGAAGGGAGCCGCCTGATGGAGCCCTGGCGCCCGGTGGAGATCTGCTCGGTGGGGATGGTCACCGCCGTGGGGCTGACGGCCCGCTCCACCGCCGCGGCGGTGCGCGCCGGGATTGCGCGGACCCGGCTGTCGCCCATGTTGAACAAGCGGTTCAAGCCCTTCATCACCGGCTTCCTGGAGGAGGAACACCTTCCGCCCATCGACGCGGGGCTGGCGGAGTGGGCCTCGCGGGCTCCCATTCGTCACCAGCGGCTGTTGAGGCTGGCGACCGGGGCGCTCCAGGAGGCAGCGCAGGGACTGTCCTCGCCGCTGCCCCTGCTGCTGGCCGTGCCCGAGTCACGCGCCGACGGCACCACCGCGCCCGATGCGGCGTTCCTGGAGTTGCTGGCCACGCAGTCGGGCATTCCGTTGGACCTGCGTCACAGCCGGCTGTTTCCCCAGGGACGCGCCGGCGGACTCCTGCTGTTGAGGGAGGCGCAGCGCCTGCTGGTGGGCCACCGGGTGCCGTACGTGCTGGTGGGCGGCGTGGACACGTACCTGGACCTGCGGCTGCTGACGGCGCTGGACGTGGAAGACCGCCTGCTCGCGGAGGGGCTCTCCGACGGCTTTGTTCCGGGAGAAGGCGCCGCGTTCCTGTGTCTGCGGTTGGCGGACACCGGGCGGCGTGCGGGGCCCGCGCCGCTGGCCCGCATCTGCGCGCTGGGACAGGGCCGCGAGGAGGGCCATCGCTCCAGCACGAAGCCCTACCGGGGCGAGGGGCTGGCCGCGGCCTTCCAGGAAGTCTTCCAGCAGTGGGATGGACGGGGACGGAAGGTCCAGGGCGTCTACACCACCTTCAATGGTGAGAACTTCTGGGCCAAGGAGTGGGGCGTCGCCAGCTTGCGGCATGCCCGGTACTTCGCGGACCCGCTCCGTGTCGAGCACCCCGTCGAGTGCATGGGCGACCCGGGGGCGGCGCTCGGGCCGATGCTGATGGCCCTGGCCTCGCTGGGGTTGTCGAAGGGGTACCGCGAAGGCGCGTGGCTGGCGTGGTGCTCCTCGGACCAGGAAGAGCGGGCGGCGGTCATCATCGAAGGGATTGCAGCCTAGGAGGCACACATGGGAACGACAGTCTTCGCCAATGGCCGGGGCATCGCGACAGAGGACAGCGGAGGACAGAGCATTGTCTTCCCGGACGTGTGCAAGACCCCGTCTCCCGGAGGCCCGGTGCCGCTGCCGTATCCGAATGCCGGCATGGCCTCGGACACGTCCAAGGGGCCGAAGAAGGTCACCGTCAACGGGAAGATGCCCATGGTGAAGGGCGCCGAGTACAAGAAGACCAGCGGTGACGAGGCGGGGACCGCGGGGGGCGGCGTGGTGAGCGGCTCCACCAAGGGGCCCGCCGAGTTCATGCTGTATTCCTTCAACGTGAAGTTCGAAGGGAAGAATGTCTGCCGCCTGGGGGACCCGCTCTTCCACAACAAGAAGAACATCATGGGTTGAGCGCGCCACGGCGCTGAAGGGAGAGCTGCGATGGAGATGCTCGAGAAGATTGCTCAGGCCCTCGCCGATGAGGTCAAGGCGAAGTGTCCCTTCCAGGAGGACTCAGCCGCCGTGGAGTCGCTGGAAGAGGAGCCCGAGAGCATTGAGGAGGATGACCGGGACTCGGTCGTGGAGATGCAGGCCAATAACGGCGGCGTCCTGGGCGACAATCTGGCTGCGGCTTCCCCAGGCAAGGCAGGCACCGTGGGTGGGCCCTGTCCTCCTCCGGAGACGACGAAGGAGACGCAGAAGGATACCGACCGCACCGGCGTCAAGGTACGTGTGCCGGGGGCGGATGGTGTGGAGAACAAGGTGCTGCCGTTCACGGTGGCTGCGCACCACGTGATTCCTGGCAATGCCTCTCTGAAGGCAAGCTTGCTGTATGAATTCATGAAGAAGGGCGGAAAGGTCCAGTCCACCAGTGGCAAGTCGTGGACCCTCTCCGCGTACGTGGGCTACAACATCAACGGGAGTCACAATGGCGTATGGCTTCCTGGCAGCTATGCCATCCGCGCGGGAAAGACGGAGATGAAGGACACGTGGTCGGTGCTCCGGGCCTCCAAGCCCAATTGGTGCATCAACTACGCGGCCTCCGTGGTCAAGGTCGCGGGCGGGCAATTCCATGACACGCACGCCGTCTACAGCGAGAAGGTGCAGAGGACGCTGGACAAGCTCGCGATGCATCTCTTCGACCACATGGATGTGTGCGAAGAGTGCCAGAAGAAGGACGAACTGCCGCCTCCCTACCTCATCAAGGACAAGCTGTACGCCGTCTCTGCCTATCTGAGACCGAAGCTCCAGGCTCATCCCAGCGCCTGGAAGAGCCCCTGGTTCACGAGTGACAAGCTACGAGATGAGGTCTGCTCGGGCTCCAAGCCCACCCAGGCTTTTATGGATGCCTACGAGGCCGCCAGCAAGTTCATGAAGCGTCCCGCGGCAGACGACCACGCCGACGCTTGAGGAAGAGGAGAACGCTTCATGTATTACGTGATGGAGTGCGAAGGTCCGATCCCCATCGCGGCGATGGGGGCGGCACCGAGGTTGCCGGGTGGGCCTTGGTTCAGGGGGGCCCGAATCAGTATCCAGGTGCCCCAGCCGCTCCAGTACACCCTGAGCTCCACGTACCGTGGCACTCCGAAGGCATTCTACAGCCCCGGCGTCCCCCTCATCCGGAACGACCTGGTGGACGCGCTGCGAGAGGCGAGTGTGGACAACTTCGAGCTCTTCGACGCGGTGCTGAAGGACCCCATCACCGGGCAGGAGTTCAACGAGTACAAAGCCTTCAACGTGCTGGGCCTCGTTGCCGCGGCTGACATGGATAAGTCCAAGCGAGCCCCCATCAACCTCGATTCGGAGATGATCGACGTCTTCTTCGACAGTCTCGTCATCGACAACACGAAGACGCAGGGGTTGCTCATGTTCCGCCTGGCCCAGAGCGTGGATGCCATCATCATCCATGAGCGGGTGAAGCAGGCCGTCGAGAAGCGGGGCATTCCAGGGATGGTCTTCTACAAGCCGGAGGACTGGTCTGGCTGAGCGGCGGGTATGGCGAGTGGGCACTCGCTCTTCCACAACAAGAACCTGAAGCGTTCCGAGGTCGACGGCCACGCGGACGCTTGATGAAGGGGAGAACGTTTCATGTACTACGTCATGGCGTGCTCGGGACCGGTTCCCATTGCCGCGATGGATGTGGCACCGAGGCTGCCAGGTGGGCCCTGGTTCACGGGAGCCCGAATCCGCATCCAGGTGCCCCAGCCGCTCCAGTACGCATTGAGCTCCACGTACCGTGGCACTCCGAAGGCCTTCTACGGCCCCGGCGTCCCCCTCATCCGGAAAGATCTGGTGGACGCGCTCCAGGATGCCGGTGTCGACAACTTCGAGCTCTTCGACGCGGTGCTGAAGGACCCCGTTACCGGGCAGGAGCGCCACGACTACAAGGCCTTCAACGTGCTGGGCCTCGTTGCCGCGGCTGACATGGATAAGTCCAAGCGAGCCCCCATCAACCTCGATTCGGAGATGATCGACGTCTTCTTCGATAGTCTCGTCCTCGACCCCACGAAGACGCAGGGGCTGCTCATGTTCCGCCTGGCCCAGAGCGTGGATGCCATCATCATCCATGAGCGGGTGAAGCAGGCCGTCGAGAAGCGGGGCGTTCCAGGGATGGTCTTCTACAAGCCGGAGGACTGGTCTGGCTGAGCGCCCGTGCTCCGGCGTCAGCGGACCTCCAGCAGCCGCACGCGCTTGTAGATGCGGCGGTCCAGCGGCATGCGCGTGTCGATGAAGCCGAGCGCCTCGTCGAACTCGAAGGTGAAGGACGGAATGGGCGGGCTGATGGAGATGATCAGCTCGAACTGCCAGAGGCTGGTGATTCGCTCGCGTCCTCCCACCGCTTCCGGCGGCGGTGGGGGTAGCTTCGCCGCCGCCGCGCGCACGTCCTTGATGGCTTCCTTGTCCACCTCCGGCTGGTGGCTCGGGTCCACGAGCCTCACGTCCAGCAGCTGCCCCTGCGCGTCCTGCTCCACGCGGATGATGGCCCGGCGGGTGGTGCGGAACTCCTCGCGCATCTTCTGGCGCATCTCGCGGCGTGTCTGGAGCGTGGCAAGCGTGGCGTCTCCCGACGTGCTGAGGGGCTTGCGCCGGTCTGCCTCCGGCGCGTCCTTCGCCCCGAAGGCCCCTGAGGAGCCGTAGCTCTCCGCGCGCTCCATCCAGACTCGCGAGTACGCACGGCCCCGCTCCATGCCCATGTCGAAGTAGCCCTGCAGCCCGTGCTCCTTCACCGATCGGTCCGCGTCCCAGGCCTTCACCAGCGCCTTGCCGAGCTGGCTGAAGTAGGGGTGCACCAACCCGCGCGCCACCTTGCCCCGGCCGATGCTCTCCGAGACCAGGTCCTGCACCAGTTCCTGCGGCGAGGGCGGTGCTCCCGGGTCCGCGACTCCTCCGTCCAGGATGGCCACCGGGTCTCCACGGTCCACGGGCGCCGTCACCGAGCGCGCCGCGAGCAGCAGCCGCGAGCCCGACGGTTCCGTGCGCGGCAGGTCGGCGGGGAACAGGTCCGCTCGCGGTGCATCCGCTCGCGGCAGGTCCGAGGGCGGGAGCAGGTCCGCTCGGGGCGCGTCAGCGCGAGGCATGTCCGGTGGGAGCGGGGCGTTCCGTGGAACGTCCTCACGCGGCCTGTCCGCGAGGAGGGGAGGGGGTGGCTTCGCCGCGGCCTGTGAAGGCGGTGGCGCTGTCTCGGCCTCCGCGACGGCGGGGGGCTCGGGCGGAGGCGTGGGCTCGGGCGGAGGCGTGGGCTCGGGCGGCGGGCGCTCGGCGAGGCGGGGCGGCTCCGGCTGCGCGGGCGGCTGCGTCGCGGGCGGCTCCGGCTGCGCTTCACGCGTCGCGGGCTCCGCTGGCGGACGCTCGGCCGTGCGGGCGGGCTCGGGCGGGCCCTTCACCTCCACCTCGACCCACTCCACCGTGGTCGGCGCGGGCGGCGGAGCCCGACGCACGTCGGGTGCATCTCCCCGTACCAGGAGCCACAGGAGCCCATGGACGGCCAGACTGGCGGCGAGCGCGAAGAAGAGTCGTCGAGAGGGAGCCGGCGACATGGCCCCTGCTTTTAACCCCGCTTGCTCTCCGCGCCCGCGAAAGCGTGGGGGTGAGGGTAGGAAAGACCACCCTCCCGCGCGTAGGCTCTCCTACACGGAGGAGTACACCCAGGATGGCAACCTCGCTGCTCGCGACGGATGGCTACAAGTTCAGCATGGCGGAGGCCGGCTGGCCCTTGCGCCAGGAGACCTTCTACTACTCGCACCGCAAGGGCGGCCTCCAGGTCATGCCCTTCGACCTCGCCGCCTACGTCAAGGCGCTGCTCCCCGAGCCGAAGCCCGAGGACTACGAGTTTCTCGCCCGCTACGACTACGAGATGGGCGTCGGCTTCAAGGCCGCCATCCTCCGCAAGGACAAGCTCTCCGTCCGCGCCATCCCCAAGGGCGCGCTCTTCTACCCGCGCGAGCCCATCCTCACCGTCACCGGCCCCTCCGCCCTCGTGTCCTGGTTGGAGCCCCTCCTCCTCCAGCTCAACTACCGCGTCCAGGTGGCCACCCTGGCCCTCTCGGACCGCGACGCGCTCGCGCGCGCGCTCGCCACAGTCACCTGCGAGGAGCAGAAGGCCCTCGCGCTGGAGACGCTCGACGCCGTTGGCGTGAAGGGCGTCCCCATCACCGTCGACTCCGAGGGCTACCTGCGCCGCGTGCGCGCCACCGTGAAGGAGCTCGTCGACATCGTCGAGGACCCCGCCCGCATCTTCGAGGTGGGCCTGCGCGCCGCCACCTGCCAGCAGCACCACGAGCTGGCCCTGCTCGCGTGCAAGGAGGCCGGCGTCCAGCGCACCAGCAACGTGGAGGGCGCCCGCAAGCTGGGGATGATTCCCGTGGGCACCATGGGCCATGAGCACATCCAGCGCTACGGCTCGGACGATGCCGCCTTCCGCGCCATGCGCGAGCGCCGGCCCAGCCGCTCCAGCTACCTGCTGGACACCTTCGACACGCTCACCTCCGGCATCCCCGCCGCCTTCCAGCTCATCCGCGAGGACCCGAGCTCGCAGGACTCCATCCGCTTCGACTCGGGCAACAAGAAGCTCCAGTACCTCTACGCAGTGACGCGCGCGCGCGACATGGGCATCCGCCCCGTCAACATCCTCGAGGACGGCCTGGACGCCCAGGCCACCCGCGAGTTCGAGGAGCTGCGGCGCCAGGTGGGCTGGGAGCCGTCCGCGCAGTTCTACGGCTACGGCGGCCACATCGTCGCCCGCACCATGGAGTGCCCCCTCACCCGAGACCGCGTCGCCGCCATCTACAAGCTGTCGCGCACCGGCCCCACGCCCGTCATGAAGTTCGGCAACGAGCTGGCCGAGGGCAAGCAGAGCGTCCCCGGCACTCCCGTCCTCTTCCGCCGCCGCCATGGCTCCGGGCCCATCGGCCTCGTCGGCCAGGAGGGCGAGCCGGTGCCCGACGGCTACTTCCCCCTCATGGACAGCCCGCCCGAGGCCCCGTCGCTCGTCGGTGCGCAGGAGGCCGCCGCCGAGGCCCGCATCGGCTACACCCCGGCCACCCTGGCGCTCGTCGAGGAGCTCACGCGCCGCCACTTCCCCAAGGGCCGCTGAGCCGCTTCCGTTCAGCCCCCCCGCCAGGACACCCGAGGACGTCATGCCCCTGCCCATGCCCCGCTTCCACGAGGACGCGCGCGCCGGCCAGCTCCAGTTGGAGCGCGGCGCGGAGGTCGCCGAGGAGGCCCGCCGCTACGCCGCCGAGCACCGCATCCGCCCCGCTCGCGAGGACACGCTGCGCATCGCCGCCTTCGGCATCGACGTGCAGGTGGCCTTCTGCACCCCCGGCGCCAGCCTCTTCGTCCCCGGCGCCGTCGAGGACACGCAGCGCGCGCTGCGCTTCCTCTACTCGCACCTGGACCGCCTGACGGAGCTGGTGTTCTCGCTCGACACCCACCGGGCGTTTCAAATCTTCCACCCCGCCTGGTGGCGTGACGCGGAGGGCCGGCCTCCCGCGCCCCTGTCGGTGATTACCTCGGCGGACGTGCGGGCGGGCCGCTGGCAGGCCACCCGCTTCCCGGAGGAGAGCCTCGCCTACTGCGAGCGGCTGGAGGCCACCGGCCGGTACGTCCTCACCATCTGGCCCTTCCATGCCCTGCTGGGAGGCCTCAGCCACGCGCTGGTGCCCGCCGTCTACGAGGCCAGCCTCTTCCACGCCCTGGTGCGTGACACGCCCACCTGGTTCGAGCTCAAGGGCGAGCACCCCCTCACCGAGAACTACTCCGTCCTGTCTCCCGAGGTGACGGAGGTGAAGGGGCAGAAGGTGGGTGAGTTCAACACGCGCCTCTTCGACCACCTGATGTCCTTCGACCGGGTGTATGTCTTCGGGCAGGCCAAGTCCCACTGTGTCCTGTCCACGCTCCAGGACCTGAGGCAGCACCTTGAGCGGACGGACCGCTCGAAGCTGGGGCGCATCTTCATCCTGGAGGACGCCATGAGCCCCGTGCCGGCGCCCCCGCTGGACCCGCTGCCCCCCGCCCTGGACTTCCCCCGGGTGGCGGACGCCGCCCTCCAGGACTTCCGCGCGGCGGGAATGCGCGTGGTGCGGACCACGGACCCGCTCGGCGCCTGATTCCGCATTCCCGGCCTGGGTGTGCGTCTGTGTTGACCCCATGTGGTAGAATTCCGCCGCCGTTCCCAGCCGCCGGTGGAGCTCCACCGCTGGCGAAGGGGGAGTCATGTCGCGACACAGTGAGCCCGCGTTCTCCGTGCAGCTTGGTGCCCATGGCCCCGACGACCTGAGTGTGTCCGGTCTGTCTGGCACGGAGGGCGTCAGCAGGCTGTATGACTTCCGGGTCGACTTCTTCACGAAGGACGGCGAGCCGCTGGTGGTGGCGGACCTCATCGGGAAGGACGCGCTGCTGACGCTGTCGGTGCGCGAAGGTGACGCGCGCTACGTGCACGGCCAGGTGCGCGAGGTGGAGTCGCTGGGGCTGAAGACGGGCCGACGCCGCTACCGGGCCCACGTGGTGCCGAAGCTGTGGCGCCTGTCCCAGGTGCACAAGAGCCGCATCTTCCAGAACCAGAGCGTGCCCGACATCCTCAAGGCGGTGCTGGGCGAGGGCGGGGTGGAGGTGCGGCTGGCGCTGTCCGGCAGCTACTCGCCGCGCGAGTACTGCGTGCAGTACCGCGAGAGTGACTTCGCCTTCGTCAGCCGGCTCATGGAGTGGGAGGGCATCTTCTACTTCTTCGAGCACACGGACGCGGGCCACACGCTGGTGCTGGGCGACAAGCCGAGCGCGCACGCGCCGCTGACGCAGGGCCAGACGCTGCCCTTGCGCCCGCGCATGGGCAAGGAGGCGGTGGACGGCGAGTTCGTCTACGCGCTGGAGGTGGTGCACCGGCTGCGGCCCGGCGCCGTGCACCTGAAGGACTTCGACTTCGAGAAGCCCGCCCTGGACATCTCCGGCAAGGGCAAGGCGCCCGAGGGCCTGGAGGCGCTCGAAATCTACGACTACCCGGCCGGGTACGTGGCCCCGGGCGTGGGCAAGTCCGCCGCCAGCGTGCGCGCGGAGGCGGCGGGCGTGGGCGGACGCACGCTGGCGGGTGAGGCCATTGCCCCCCGGCTGACGCCCGGCTTCCTGATGGAGCTGGACGCGCCGGAGGACGGCACCTTCGCGGGCGAGTACCTCATCACCGAGGTGGTGCACTCGGGCATGCAGCCGGACGTGTCGGGTGGCAGCGAGTCCCTGCAGGGGCTCTACCGCAACCAGTTCCACCTGCTGCCCAAGGCGGTGCCCTTCCGGCCGCGCCGGCTGACGCCGCTGCCTCAAATCGCCGGCCCGCAGACGGCCACGGTGACGGGCCCGGCGGGCGAGGAAATCCACACCGACGCGCACGGGCGCATCAAGGTGCAGTTCCACTGGGACCGCGAGGGCAAGCGGGACGAGAAGTCGTCGTGCTGGGTGCGCGTGGGCCAGCCGTGGGGTGGCCCGGCCTGGGGTGACGTGTGGCTGCCGCGTATCGGCCAGGAAGTGATTGTGCGCTTCCTGGAGGGAGACCCGGACCGGCCGCTGGTGGCGGGGGCCGTCTACAACGGCACGAATACGGTGCCGTACGCGCTGCCGGACGAGAAGACGAAGTCCACGCGCAAGAGCGCCTCCAGCCTGGGCAGCAACGGCTTCAACGAGGTGCGGATTGAAGACTCCTCGGGCGAGGAGGAGGTCTTCACCCACGCGCAGAAGGACGAGGACCTGCTCACGGAGAACGACAAGGACCAGCAGGTGCGCGGGTACGAGGACCTGCTGGTGAAGAAGGACCGCAAGCGCACGGTGGAGGGCTACCATCGGTTGCAGGTGGAGGAGGACGACGTGGGCGTGGTGGAGGGGAACCAGACGCTGCTGGTGCAGAAGGACCGGGACACCACGACGCAGGGCAGCCACGACGAGGCCGTCGAGGGCAACCAGTCCATGACGGTGAGCAAGAACATCACCACCTTCGTCTCCCAGGGGGCGATGGAGAACGTGACGCTGGCGAAGGCCACCACCATCGGTGGTGGGTATGGCGTGAACGTGGCCCTGGCCTTGAACGAGGCGACTGGCGGGGTCAAAACGACGGAGATTGGCGCCGCCTCTCTCGAGTACGTCGTGGGCACCCGTCAGGAGACCGTTGCCAAGGACAAGCAGTCCAAGGTCGGAGCTGACTTCCAAACCGAGGTTCAAGGCCAGGTGAGCTGGGTGGTCGGCAAGGACTGGAACACCCAGACCGGTACCGTGAGCGAATTCAAGGTCAAGGAACCCGTAGCGTGGCTGACCGGAAAATTCGAACTCAAGGCAGACACGTTTTCGCTCCTCGTTGGCGGCAATCTGATTCTGAAGGTCGAGAAGTCAGGTGCAATCAAGCTCAATGCCAAGACGCTGACGCTCGATGGCTCCGAGGTGAAGTTCAAGGGCTCCAAGGTCAAGATGGAAGCCGCCGGCGCGCTTGCCAATGCCTCAGCGCGGCTCAAGGACATCACCCAGATCGAAGATCTGAAACCGGGCCCGGTTGCGTTCCAGCTCAAGGATGGAAAGGGCAAGGGCTTGGATGGAGTCGCCTATGAAATCATCCTGCCCGATGGCAGCGTGAAGAAAGGCAAGACGGACGGTCAGGGCAAGGCCCGGTTGGACGAGACCCCCGCGGGTGAAGTCAAGGTGCTCTTCCCGGAGCTGGAGGCCGAGGTCGTTCCGCGCGGCTAGCGGCGCGAATCCCCGGAGCTGCGTATGCCCTGGCACACAGTCAAGACGGGCGAGTCCCTCGAATCCATTGCCGCGCAGTACCCGCCGACGGATTGGAGGTTGATCTACAAGCACCCCGCGAATGCCGTGCTGTTCAAGGGACGCTCCCAGGACGAAATCAATCCTGGGGAGAAGCTCTTCGTCCCGCAGCCGCTTCAGCTCCCCAAGTCAGGGGCGCTCGGACTCCAGGCTTCTGGCTTCAAGCGCATCCAGGGCTTCTCCCAGGTCACACCTGAGGTGGCGCTGAAGATCCTCAACAACTTCGGCAAGGGCGAGTACCCGTGGCGGCCGGACCTCGGCAATTTCAAGGGCTCCGCGTACTTCGTCACGGAAGGCAATCCCTTCACGGGCACCGACGCTACCAAGAACGTCAGGGTCGAAGTCGAGCTCATCCTGCCGAAGGATGCGCACGTCTACAATGAGGCCCAGCTCAAGTCCTACT from Pyxidicoccus trucidator harbors:
- a CDS encoding DUF2169 family type VI secretion system accessory protein, translating into MLQVQNETPFVPGLFILPDEQGVDTVYLTVKATFQLRAGVLQVAEAQPPLVLGDTYWGEPGASSLKYASEVHLLKPGTDVVLVGDAFSPGGRAVSTCLVSMSVGALQRTLQVFGERQWKGGVMSPRGSTPEPFVRMPLRYERAFGGTHVREGATGEVLAEPRNPVGRGFRGKRSASEMLNLPLPNVEDPRAPIQGISDAPAPVGVGYVAPSWMPRKAMAGTYDDAWRTRRAPYLPVDFKPDYFRAASPGLCAPGFLVGGEPVELRNLSPSGVVRLNLPRCELDVTARIAGRPQQARMRLETVLLEPGEERLSLLWRGALPCDKQVLKVEGARFRVKSLDGVKGAA
- a CDS encoding DUF4150 domain-containing protein, whose product is MGTTVFANGRGIATEDSGGQSIVFPDVCKTPSPGGPVPLPYPNAGMASDTSKGPKKVTVNGKMPMVKGAEYKKTSGDEAGTAGGGVVSGSTKGPAEFMLYSFNVKFEGKNVCRLGDPLFHNKKNIMG
- a CDS encoding AHH domain-containing protein codes for the protein MEMLEKIAQALADEVKAKCPFQEDSAAVESLEEEPESIEEDDRDSVVEMQANNGGVLGDNLAAASPGKAGTVGGPCPPPETTKETQKDTDRTGVKVRVPGADGVENKVLPFTVAAHHVIPGNASLKASLLYEFMKKGGKVQSTSGKSWTLSAYVGYNINGSHNGVWLPGSYAIRAGKTEMKDTWSVLRASKPNWCINYAASVVKVAGGQFHDTHAVYSEKVQRTLDKLAMHLFDHMDVCEECQKKDELPPPYLIKDKLYAVSAYLRPKLQAHPSAWKSPWFTSDKLRDEVCSGSKPTQAFMDAYEAASKFMKRPAADDHADA
- a CDS encoding imm11 family protein, with the protein product MPQPLQYTLSSTYRGTPKAFYSPGVPLIRNDLVDALREASVDNFELFDAVLKDPITGQEFNEYKAFNVLGLVAAADMDKSKRAPINLDSEMIDVFFDSLVIDNTKTQGLLMFRLAQSVDAIIIHERVKQAVEKRGIPGMVFYKPEDWSG
- a CDS encoding imm11 family protein, with the translated sequence MYYVMACSGPVPIAAMDVAPRLPGGPWFTGARIRIQVPQPLQYALSSTYRGTPKAFYGPGVPLIRKDLVDALQDAGVDNFELFDAVLKDPVTGQERHDYKAFNVLGLVAAADMDKSKRAPINLDSEMIDVFFDSLVLDPTKTQGLLMFRLAQSVDAIIIHERVKQAVEKRGVPGMVFYKPEDWSG
- a CDS encoding TonB C-terminal domain-containing protein, with amino-acid sequence MSPAPSRRLFFALAASLAVHGLLWLLVRGDAPDVRRAPPPAPTTVEWVEVEVKGPPEPARTAERPPAEPATREAQPEPPATQPPAQPEPPRLAERPPPEPTPPPEPTPPPEPPAVAEAETAPPPSQAAAKPPPPLLADRPREDVPRNAPLPPDMPRADAPRADLLPPSDLPRADAPRADLFPADLPRTEPSGSRLLLAARSVTAPVDRGDPVAILDGGVADPGAPPSPQELVQDLVSESIGRGKVARGLVHPYFSQLGKALVKAWDADRSVKEHGLQGYFDMGMERGRAYSRVWMERAESYGSSGAFGAKDAPEADRRKPLSTSGDATLATLQTRREMRQKMREEFRTTRRAIIRVEQDAQGQLLDVRLVDPSHQPEVDKEAIKDVRAAAAKLPPPPPEAVGGRERITSLWQFELIISISPPIPSFTFEFDEALGFIDTRMPLDRRIYKRVRLLEVR
- a CDS encoding nicotinate phosphoribosyltransferase, which translates into the protein MATSLLATDGYKFSMAEAGWPLRQETFYYSHRKGGLQVMPFDLAAYVKALLPEPKPEDYEFLARYDYEMGVGFKAAILRKDKLSVRAIPKGALFYPREPILTVTGPSALVSWLEPLLLQLNYRVQVATLALSDRDALARALATVTCEEQKALALETLDAVGVKGVPITVDSEGYLRRVRATVKELVDIVEDPARIFEVGLRAATCQQHHELALLACKEAGVQRTSNVEGARKLGMIPVGTMGHEHIQRYGSDDAAFRAMRERRPSRSSYLLDTFDTLTSGIPAAFQLIREDPSSQDSIRFDSGNKKLQYLYAVTRARDMGIRPVNILEDGLDAQATREFEELRRQVGWEPSAQFYGYGGHIVARTMECPLTRDRVAAIYKLSRTGPTPVMKFGNELAEGKQSVPGTPVLFRRRHGSGPIGLVGQEGEPVPDGYFPLMDSPPEAPSLVGAQEAAAEARIGYTPATLALVEELTRRHFPKGR
- a CDS encoding nicotinamidase, whose protein sequence is MPLPMPRFHEDARAGQLQLERGAEVAEEARRYAAEHRIRPAREDTLRIAAFGIDVQVAFCTPGASLFVPGAVEDTQRALRFLYSHLDRLTELVFSLDTHRAFQIFHPAWWRDAEGRPPAPLSVITSADVRAGRWQATRFPEESLAYCERLEATGRYVLTIWPFHALLGGLSHALVPAVYEASLFHALVRDTPTWFELKGEHPLTENYSVLSPEVTEVKGQKVGEFNTRLFDHLMSFDRVYVFGQAKSHCVLSTLQDLRQHLERTDRSKLGRIFILEDAMSPVPAPPLDPLPPALDFPRVADAALQDFRAAGMRVVRTTDPLGA
- the tssI gene encoding type VI secretion system tip protein VgrG — translated: MSRHSEPAFSVQLGAHGPDDLSVSGLSGTEGVSRLYDFRVDFFTKDGEPLVVADLIGKDALLTLSVREGDARYVHGQVREVESLGLKTGRRRYRAHVVPKLWRLSQVHKSRIFQNQSVPDILKAVLGEGGVEVRLALSGSYSPREYCVQYRESDFAFVSRLMEWEGIFYFFEHTDAGHTLVLGDKPSAHAPLTQGQTLPLRPRMGKEAVDGEFVYALEVVHRLRPGAVHLKDFDFEKPALDISGKGKAPEGLEALEIYDYPAGYVAPGVGKSAASVRAEAAGVGGRTLAGEAIAPRLTPGFLMELDAPEDGTFAGEYLITEVVHSGMQPDVSGGSESLQGLYRNQFHLLPKAVPFRPRRLTPLPQIAGPQTATVTGPAGEEIHTDAHGRIKVQFHWDREGKRDEKSSCWVRVGQPWGGPAWGDVWLPRIGQEVIVRFLEGDPDRPLVAGAVYNGTNTVPYALPDEKTKSTRKSASSLGSNGFNEVRIEDSSGEEEVFTHAQKDEDLLTENDKDQQVRGYEDLLVKKDRKRTVEGYHRLQVEEDDVGVVEGNQTLLVQKDRDTTTQGSHDEAVEGNQSMTVSKNITTFVSQGAMENVTLAKATTIGGGYGVNVALALNEATGGVKTTEIGAASLEYVVGTRQETVAKDKQSKVGADFQTEVQGQVSWVVGKDWNTQTGTVSEFKVKEPVAWLTGKFELKADTFSLLVGGNLILKVEKSGAIKLNAKTLTLDGSEVKFKGSKVKMEAAGALANASARLKDITQIEDLKPGPVAFQLKDGKGKGLDGVAYEIILPDGSVKKGKTDGQGKARLDETPAGEVKVLFPELEAEVVPRG